One Streptomyces coeruleorubidus DNA segment encodes these proteins:
- a CDS encoding TetR/AcrR family transcriptional regulator encodes MTSDPGLRQRKKMRTRQALIEGALRLFAEKGYDQTTVAEIAATADIATRTFFSYFDSKDDIVFFDDRSRLERAVEIIGERQPGEPVADLLRRVIDQSVFADTDSELARKVGPARTRLIASVPALQARELHLLFDIQLQLTEALHLACPELDLVEAAAAVGSLVGAIKVVVVACQKRGNRPEQTYKAVQRATDIAIDGLNSLPRPA; translated from the coding sequence GTGACCAGCGACCCAGGGCTGCGCCAGCGGAAAAAGATGCGCACGAGGCAAGCGCTCATCGAAGGCGCCCTGCGATTGTTCGCCGAGAAGGGTTACGACCAGACAACCGTGGCGGAGATCGCGGCCACCGCAGACATCGCGACACGGACCTTCTTCAGCTACTTCGACAGCAAGGACGACATCGTCTTCTTCGACGACAGGTCGCGGCTGGAGCGCGCGGTCGAGATCATCGGAGAACGGCAGCCCGGCGAACCGGTGGCCGACCTGCTGCGGCGCGTCATCGACCAGAGTGTTTTCGCGGACACGGACTCGGAGCTGGCGCGGAAGGTCGGCCCGGCTCGGACCCGGCTGATCGCGTCGGTCCCGGCACTTCAGGCGCGCGAACTGCACCTGCTGTTCGACATCCAGCTACAGCTGACCGAAGCGCTCCACCTCGCTTGCCCCGAGCTGGACCTCGTCGAGGCCGCCGCGGCGGTGGGCTCGCTGGTCGGGGCGATCAAGGTCGTCGTCGTCGCATGCCAAAAGCGGGGCAACCGGCCGGAGCAGACCTACAAAGCCGTTCAAAGGGCCACCGACATCGCGATCGACGGCCTCAACTCGCTCCCCCGCCCGGCTTAG
- the istB gene encoding IS21-like element helper ATPase IstB — protein sequence MTLKRHRGLTEQAATAAVDQACRMLRLPTIRAQFPELAEAAARDQMSYRGFLAELLMAECDDRARRRSERRIKAAQFPREKSIRAFDFDANPNIDPAVIHTLATCEWVKKGLPLCLIGDFGTGKSHLLIALGTEAAMAGFRVRYTLATKLVNELVEAADEKILTKTIARYGRVDLLCIDELGYMELDRRGAELLFQVLTEREEKNSVAIASNESFGGWTKTFTDPRLCAAIVDRLAFGGNIIETGTDSYRLASTRAARAQSAASG from the coding sequence GTGACACTCAAACGACACCGAGGGCTGACCGAACAGGCCGCCACCGCCGCCGTCGACCAGGCATGCCGCATGCTGAGGCTGCCCACCATCCGGGCCCAGTTCCCCGAACTGGCCGAAGCCGCCGCCCGCGACCAGATGTCGTATCGCGGCTTCCTCGCCGAACTGCTGATGGCCGAGTGCGACGACCGGGCCCGCCGCCGCTCCGAACGACGCATCAAGGCGGCGCAGTTCCCGCGGGAGAAGTCGATCAGGGCCTTCGACTTCGACGCCAACCCGAACATCGACCCAGCCGTCATCCACACCCTGGCCACCTGCGAATGGGTCAAGAAAGGACTGCCGCTCTGCCTGATCGGCGACTTCGGAACCGGCAAGTCCCACCTCCTGATCGCGCTCGGCACCGAGGCCGCCATGGCTGGCTTCCGGGTCCGCTACACACTGGCCACCAAGCTGGTCAACGAGCTGGTCGAGGCCGCGGACGAGAAGATCCTGACCAAGACCATCGCCCGCTACGGGCGCGTCGATCTCCTCTGCATAGACGAACTCGGCTACATGGAGCTGGACCGCAGGGGCGCTGAGCTGCTGTTCCAGGTGCTGACGGAGCGTGAGGAGAAGAACAGTGTCGCCATCGCCTCCAACGAGTCGTTCGGGGGGTGGACAAAAACATTCACCGATCCGCGGCTTTGCGCGGCCATCGTCGACCGCCTCGCCTTCGGCGGGAACATCATCGAAACCGGCACCGACTCCTACCGGCTCGCCAGCACCCGGGCCGCCCGGGCGCAGAGCGCAGCCTCAGGCTGA
- a CDS encoding Mu transposase domain-containing protein produces MSEYFAVERPLLQPLPDEPFETGRLFSLRVDRFSQISVRTNRYSVPVRLIGRTLRAMLHASELVVYDGQQEVARHERLIAKGQTRLDLDHYLEALVRKPGAFPGATALEQARSAGKFTPVHDAWWEAAKAVHGERDGTRALIEVLLMGRHVPHEHLVAGLASALRAGALTADAVALEARKAAEADEVAAPVVPAEPERTNVTSLTERRLAQLPPDARPLPSVAAYDQLLRARQPADRPAIQGEMP; encoded by the coding sequence GTGAGCGAGTACTTCGCCGTCGAACGGCCACTGCTGCAGCCGTTACCGGACGAACCCTTCGAGACCGGGCGGTTGTTCAGCCTGCGGGTCGACCGCTTCAGCCAGATCAGCGTCCGCACCAACCGCTACTCGGTGCCGGTGCGGCTGATCGGCCGGACGCTCCGGGCAATGCTGCACGCGTCCGAGCTGGTGGTCTACGACGGCCAGCAGGAGGTCGCCCGCCACGAACGGCTGATCGCCAAGGGACAGACTCGGCTGGATCTGGATCACTACCTGGAAGCCCTGGTCCGCAAGCCCGGAGCGTTTCCCGGGGCCACCGCCCTCGAACAGGCCCGTTCCGCAGGGAAGTTCACGCCGGTCCATGACGCCTGGTGGGAGGCGGCGAAGGCCGTCCACGGCGAGCGGGACGGCACCCGGGCCCTGATCGAAGTCCTGCTGATGGGCCGCCACGTCCCCCACGAACACCTGGTCGCCGGGCTCGCCTCCGCGCTCAGGGCCGGCGCGTTGACCGCGGACGCGGTCGCCCTGGAGGCGCGGAAGGCGGCCGAAGCCGACGAGGTCGCGGCTCCTGTCGTCCCTGCGGAGCCGGAACGGACGAACGTGACCTCGCTGACCGAACGGCGGCTTGCCCAGCTGCCGCCCGACGCCCGGCCGCTGCCCTCGGTCGCGGCCTACGACCAGCTGCTGCGAGCACGGCAGCCGGCCGACCGCCCCGCCATCCAGGGAGAGATGCCGTGA
- a CDS encoding DNA-processing protein DprA, with protein sequence MRTVAITGTRNTGHRSLDEYATLFRDHLGPFSRNAHFYIGGAKGIDSLSLLWLAGNTDADLTVVVPGTLDQQPAEARQAIARVRDRIKEIVELRARELKTPAFHARNRWMVDRSGMTAGFPHHAEPASGTWQTLNYTADQGKPRLIVPV encoded by the coding sequence ATGCGGACCGTGGCGATTACCGGCACCCGGAACACTGGGCACCGAAGCCTAGACGAGTACGCCACCCTGTTCCGGGACCACCTTGGCCCCTTCTCCCGCAACGCTCACTTCTACATCGGGGGCGCCAAGGGCATCGACTCCCTGTCCCTGCTGTGGCTGGCCGGTAACACGGACGCCGACCTTACGGTCGTGGTCCCCGGCACCCTCGACCAGCAGCCGGCCGAGGCCCGCCAGGCAATCGCCCGAGTCCGTGACCGCATCAAAGAGATTGTCGAGCTGCGGGCCCGAGAGCTGAAGACGCCGGCGTTCCACGCCCGCAACCGTTGGATGGTCGACCGCAGCGGCATGACGGCCGGCTTCCCGCACCACGCCGAACCGGCCTCGGGTACGTGGCAGACCCTCAACTACACAGCAGATCAGGGGAAACCACGCCTGATTGTGCCCGTGTAG
- a CDS encoding IS3 family transposase (programmed frameshift) — translation MPKPYPEEFRQDVVRVARNRGPGVTVEQVATDFGVHPMTLWKWMRRADIDDGSKPGTTSQESAELREARRRIKLLEQENEVLRRAAAYLSQAHLPKRIYPLVKELAGDGVPVTVACRVLKLARQPYYRWLDQPVTDAVLEEAYRANALFDAHRDDPEFGYRFLADEARGAGAVMADRTAWRICRDNRWWSVFGKKRGKGKKTGPPVHDDLVRRDFTSTCANRLWLADITEHATGEGKLYLCAIKDAFSNRIVGYSIDARMKSRLAVAALDNAVARRGDVDGCILHSDRGSQFRSRKFVRALDRHRMAGSIGRVGAAGDNAAMESFFSLLQKNVLDRRVWATREELRIAIVTWIERTYHRRRRQTSLGRLTPIEFETVMTTPALQAA, via the exons GTGCCCAAGCCTTATCCGGAAGAGTTCCGCCAGGACGTCGTGCGGGTCGCAAGGAACCGCGGACCGGGTGTGACGGTCGAACAGGTGGCCACCGACTTCGGAGTCCATCCGATGACGTTGTGGAAGTGGATGCGCCGCGCGGACATCGACGATGGGAGCAAGCCCGGAACGACCAGCCAGGAGAGCGCCGAGCTTCGGGAAGCGCGTCGGCGGATCAAGCTGCTGGAGCAGGAGAACGAGGTCCTGCGCCGGGCCGCGGCATACCTGTCGCAGGCACATCTTCCG AAAAGGATCTACCCGCTCGTGAAGGAGCTGGCCGGGGACGGGGTGCCCGTCACGGTTGCGTGCCGGGTGCTGAAGCTCGCCAGACAGCCCTACTACCGCTGGCTGGACCAGCCGGTGACCGATGCCGTGCTGGAGGAGGCGTATCGCGCGAACGCGCTGTTCGACGCGCACCGTGACGACCCGGAGTTCGGCTACCGCTTCCTCGCCGACGAAGCGCGCGGCGCGGGGGCCGTGATGGCGGACCGGACTGCATGGCGGATCTGCCGGGACAACCGCTGGTGGAGCGTGTTCGGCAAGAAGCGCGGCAAGGGCAAGAAGACCGGCCCGCCAGTGCACGACGACCTGGTCCGCCGTGACTTCACCTCGACCTGTGCGAACCGGCTGTGGCTTGCCGACATCACCGAGCACGCCACCGGCGAAGGCAAGCTCTACCTCTGCGCGATCAAGGACGCCTTCAGCAACAGGATCGTGGGCTACTCCATCGATGCGCGGATGAAGTCCCGCTTGGCCGTGGCCGCCCTGGACAATGCCGTGGCCCGGCGTGGAGACGTCGACGGGTGCATTCTGCACAGCGATCGCGGATCGCAGTTCCGCTCCCGGAAGTTCGTCCGGGCGCTCGACCGTCACCGGATGGCCGGATCGATAGGGAGGGTTGGAGCTGCCGGTGACAACGCGGCGATGGAGTCCTTCTTCAGCCTGCTGCAGAAAAACGTCCTCGACCGCCGGGTCTGGGCTACCCGTGAAGAACTGCGGATCGCGATCGTCACCTGGATCGAGCGGACCTACCACCGACGCCGCCGACAAACGTCGCTCGGCCGGCTGACCCCCATCGAATTCGAGACCGTCATGACCACGCCGGCCCTCCAGGCCGCGTGA
- a CDS encoding AlbA family DNA-binding domain-containing protein — protein MMEEFTLSTTSDDMTQISRNGRLVLTASYRRTYPTDTIETSLDSECEADFKFSDLLPTLSEIWTHRSVASTIQEGDSPAPNKSTNDYVAVYTGPIHGGASVCFTQFVDSPTEIDFDIPSHHLVDKPEMRHRAEVLLLRNNLKMIDFKGSASRDGDPWIITAAWVRQEGEMSTAIALAESLAVAACSTTWPDSLTPADIVQALKQDLAHLLVGHLTEGSEFDAKELIDLKSSSWKIELAKDIAQFANSPTGGLLLIGAKTDKKPGGVEVFRKLAPLDLNPRIELTIPELVQKARDIADAHIHPMVIGLEIASIRTRKGSVMYVYIPPQNPSIQPFIVLGEDLPGGGHFFSIPRRRGDGNLPVSPKEFHRLIAGKLW, from the coding sequence ATGATGGAAGAATTCACATTGAGTACCACCTCAGATGACATGACTCAAATCTCGCGAAATGGCCGCCTCGTTCTCACTGCATCATACAGGCGCACTTACCCCACGGACACTATTGAGACCAGCCTCGACAGTGAATGCGAAGCTGACTTCAAGTTCAGCGACCTTCTACCTACACTCTCAGAAATATGGACACATCGGAGCGTCGCTTCCACGATACAGGAAGGCGATAGCCCAGCACCAAACAAGAGCACCAACGACTACGTCGCGGTCTACACGGGGCCAATCCATGGAGGCGCGAGCGTCTGCTTTACTCAATTCGTAGACTCGCCAACCGAAATTGACTTTGACATTCCATCCCATCACTTGGTCGACAAGCCAGAAATGAGGCACAGGGCAGAAGTCTTGCTACTCCGAAACAATCTGAAGATGATTGATTTCAAGGGTTCAGCCAGTCGAGACGGCGATCCATGGATCATAACGGCCGCATGGGTCAGGCAAGAGGGAGAGATGTCTACCGCGATAGCCCTTGCCGAATCGCTAGCCGTAGCAGCCTGCTCAACGACCTGGCCAGACAGCTTGACCCCCGCCGACATAGTCCAGGCCCTGAAACAAGACCTAGCACACTTACTCGTGGGGCACTTGACAGAGGGTAGCGAATTCGACGCAAAAGAGCTCATCGACCTAAAGAGCTCCTCATGGAAGATTGAACTCGCCAAGGACATCGCTCAATTCGCAAACTCACCCACCGGCGGCCTACTTCTTATTGGCGCAAAGACGGACAAGAAGCCCGGCGGAGTTGAAGTTTTCAGAAAACTCGCACCACTTGACCTGAACCCGCGGATTGAACTAACGATTCCAGAGCTAGTCCAGAAAGCGCGCGATATCGCCGATGCGCATATTCACCCGATGGTAATCGGCCTGGAAATAGCGAGCATCAGGACTCGAAAGGGTAGCGTAATGTACGTCTACATTCCGCCCCAGAATCCCTCCATCCAGCCGTTTATTGTACTCGGCGAAGACTTGCCGGGAGGGGGCCATTTCTTCAGCATTCCCAGACGGCGAGGCGACGGAAACCTTCCCGTTTCACCTAAAGAATTCCATCGTCTAATCGCGGGTAAGCTTTGGTAG
- a CDS encoding DUF317 domain-containing protein → MWCASFSASVPYDLVAAFASSLASPVPVPRRTLPRSAVGRLTVIRRS, encoded by the coding sequence CTGTGGTGTGCGAGCTTCAGCGCCAGCGTCCCCTACGACCTGGTCGCCGCTTTCGCGTCCTCGCTGGCCTCGCCGGTTCCGGTGCCCCGCCGCACGCTGCCGAGGAGCGCGGTGGGGCGGCTTACCGTGATCCGTCGCAGCTGA
- a CDS encoding response regulator, which yields MTEATPARILLADDHHLVRRGVRLILDSEADLTVVAEAGDGAEAIEAARTHHPDLAILDIAMPRLTGLQAARELSRTQPELRILMLTMYDNEQYFFEALAAGASGYVLKSVADRDLVEACRATMRGEPFLYPGAVNTLIRNYLDHVREGQSPPARAITDREEEILKLVAEGHTSQEIADILVISPKTVERHRANLLQKLGLKDRLELTRYAIRVGLIEP from the coding sequence ATGACCGAGGCGACGCCCGCCCGCATCCTGCTGGCCGACGACCACCACCTGGTCCGCCGCGGAGTGCGCCTCATCCTCGACAGCGAAGCCGACCTCACCGTGGTGGCCGAAGCAGGCGACGGCGCCGAGGCCATCGAAGCCGCCCGTACCCACCACCCGGACCTGGCCATCCTTGACATCGCCATGCCCCGTCTGACCGGCCTGCAGGCCGCCCGCGAGCTCTCCCGCACCCAACCGGAGCTGCGCATCCTCATGCTGACCATGTACGACAACGAGCAGTACTTCTTCGAAGCCCTCGCCGCCGGCGCCTCCGGCTACGTCCTCAAATCCGTCGCCGACCGCGACCTCGTCGAAGCCTGCCGCGCCACCATGCGTGGCGAACCCTTCCTCTACCCCGGCGCCGTCAACACCCTCATCCGCAATTACCTCGACCACGTCCGTGAAGGCCAGTCCCCGCCCGCCAGGGCCATCACCGACCGCGAGGAGGAAATCCTCAAACTCGTCGCCGAAGGCCACACCTCACAGGAGATCGCCGACATCCTCGTCATCAGCCCCAAGACCGTCGAACGCCACCGCGCCAACCTGCTGCAAAAGCTCGGCCTCAAGGACCGCCTCGAACTCACCCGCTACGCCATCCGCGTCGGCTTGATCGAACCCTGA
- a CDS encoding sensor histidine kinase, translated as MPLFWRVFLLNAVVLVTATALLLGPVTVSTPVLLTEAAVLTVGLVAMLIANALLLRIGLAPLQRLARAMTTTDLLRPGTRPAVGGHGEVAELITTFNTMLDRLEAERATSAARALTAQESERHRIAQELHDEIGQTLTAVLLDLKRVADQAPGPVREQLHQVQETTRASLDEIRRIARRLRPGVLEELGLTSALKSLATEFTGPSLPVRHHIAPDLPPLGENAELVLYRVAQESLTNTARHADATRVSLALERTPDAVELRVRDNGKGVDGAPEGAGIRGMRERALLIGADLTLGPAPDGGTQVRLTVPTRHRSQ; from the coding sequence GTGCCCTTGTTCTGGAGGGTCTTCCTGCTCAACGCCGTGGTGCTCGTCACCGCCACCGCGCTGCTGCTGGGCCCGGTCACGGTGTCCACCCCCGTCCTGCTCACTGAGGCCGCGGTCCTCACCGTGGGCCTGGTCGCGATGCTGATCGCCAACGCCCTGCTGCTGCGCATCGGCCTGGCCCCGCTGCAGCGCCTCGCCCGCGCCATGACCACCACCGACCTGCTGCGCCCGGGCACCCGCCCGGCCGTCGGCGGTCACGGCGAGGTCGCCGAACTGATCACCACGTTCAACACCATGCTCGACCGGCTGGAAGCCGAACGCGCCACCAGCGCCGCCCGCGCCCTGACCGCGCAGGAGTCCGAACGCCACCGCATCGCCCAAGAACTCCACGACGAGATCGGACAAACCCTCACCGCCGTCCTGCTCGACCTCAAACGCGTCGCCGACCAAGCACCCGGCCCGGTACGCGAGCAGCTGCACCAGGTCCAGGAGACCACCCGCGCCAGTCTGGACGAGATCCGCCGCATCGCCCGCCGCCTGCGCCCCGGCGTCCTGGAAGAACTTGGCCTGACCAGCGCCCTGAAATCACTCGCCACCGAGTTCACCGGCCCGTCCCTGCCCGTGCGCCACCACATCGCGCCCGACCTGCCGCCCCTGGGCGAGAACGCCGAACTTGTCCTTTACCGCGTCGCGCAGGAAAGCCTGACCAACACCGCCCGCCACGCCGACGCCACACGCGTCAGCCTCGCGCTGGAGCGGACACCGGACGCCGTGGAACTGCGCGTGCGCGACAACGGCAAAGGCGTCGACGGCGCCCCCGAAGGAGCCGGCATCCGCGGCATGCGCGAACGCGCCCTGCTGATCGGCGCCGACCTCACCCTCGGCCCCGCACCCGACGGCGGCACCCAAGTCCGCCTGACCGTCCCCACCCGCCACCGGAGTCAGTGA
- a CDS encoding SLC13 family permease yields the protein MAVAVFAAVYVLIATEWVHRVAAALGGAVVMLLIGATDAEHAFFSEHAGVDWNVIFLLLGMMLIVAVLKRTGIFEFIAIWAARRARGRPYRLMVLLIVATGFLSAWLDNVTTVLLIAPVTILICRRLGLPVVPYLIAEVMACNIGGAATLIGDPPNIMIGSRADLSFNDFLIHMTPIVVVLMIVFVLMSRVMFRKAFRYDPERAASVMELNPRESIKDVRLLIVSGVVITAVMTCFVLHTWLHLEPSVVAISGGLLLLGVSRLAPGDVVKDVEWETLAFFTGLFVMVGAMVQTGVIGDLGEAAADATGGNLLGTAMALNFGSVVPSAIIDNIPFVASVSPIVAEIVASQGGTEQAEMLWWAFALGADLGGNATIIASSANVVVIGIAEREGHHISFWQFSRYGLIVTAVTVAVSGAYVWLRYFALV from the coding sequence ATGGCGGTAGCGGTGTTCGCCGCCGTCTACGTGCTGATCGCGACGGAGTGGGTGCACCGGGTCGCCGCCGCGCTGGGCGGCGCGGTGGTGATGCTGCTCATCGGGGCGACCGACGCCGAGCACGCGTTCTTCTCCGAGCACGCGGGCGTCGACTGGAACGTCATCTTCCTGCTGCTCGGCATGATGCTGATCGTCGCCGTGCTGAAACGGACCGGGATCTTCGAGTTCATCGCGATCTGGGCGGCGCGCAGGGCCCGTGGAAGACCGTACCGGCTGATGGTGCTGCTGATCGTGGCGACAGGGTTCCTGTCCGCCTGGCTGGACAACGTCACCACGGTGCTGCTGATCGCGCCGGTGACCATCCTGATCTGCCGGCGGCTCGGGCTGCCCGTGGTGCCGTATCTCATCGCCGAGGTGATGGCCTGCAACATCGGCGGAGCCGCCACCCTCATCGGTGACCCGCCCAACATCATGATCGGCTCCCGCGCGGATCTGTCCTTCAACGACTTCCTGATCCACATGACGCCCATCGTCGTCGTGCTGATGATCGTGTTCGTACTGATGAGCCGGGTTATGTTCCGCAAGGCGTTCCGCTACGACCCCGAGCGCGCCGCGTCCGTCATGGAGCTGAACCCGCGGGAATCCATCAAGGACGTCCGGCTGCTCATCGTCAGCGGCGTGGTGATCACCGCCGTGATGACCTGCTTCGTCCTGCACACCTGGCTGCATCTGGAGCCTTCGGTGGTGGCCATCAGCGGCGGGCTGCTGCTGCTCGGCGTCTCCCGGCTCGCTCCCGGTGACGTGGTCAAGGACGTGGAGTGGGAGACCCTGGCGTTCTTCACCGGACTGTTCGTCATGGTCGGCGCGATGGTGCAGACCGGAGTGATCGGGGACCTGGGCGAGGCGGCGGCCGACGCGACCGGCGGCAATCTGCTGGGCACGGCGATGGCCCTGAATTTCGGCTCCGTCGTGCCCTCCGCGATCATCGACAACATCCCCTTCGTGGCATCGGTGAGCCCGATCGTCGCCGAGATCGTGGCCTCGCAGGGCGGCACCGAGCAGGCGGAGATGCTGTGGTGGGCCTTCGCACTCGGCGCCGACCTCGGCGGAAACGCCACCATCATCGCCTCCTCGGCCAACGTCGTGGTCATCGGTATCGCTGAGCGAGAGGGCCACCACATCTCGTTCTGGCAGTTCAGCCGCTACGGACTGATTGTCACCGCCGTAACCGTCGCTGTGTCCGGCGCGTATGTCTGGCTGCGGTACTTCGCCCTGGTGTGA
- a CDS encoding DUF3040 domain-containing protein, with the protein MPGSDDERLSEIESRLHREDPRFARALGVGRPCQPREYRHLRAWLLLAVALAVLGAGLALGHGLLIATGLVLAGMAGELFDPERDARRHRGPPSRS; encoded by the coding sequence GTGCCCGGATCCGATGACGAGCGGCTCAGCGAGATCGAGTCCCGCCTGCACCGCGAGGACCCCCGGTTCGCCCGCGCCCTCGGGGTCGGCCGCCCCTGCCAGCCACGCGAGTACCGGCACCTCCGGGCGTGGCTGCTGCTCGCCGTTGCCCTGGCCGTGCTGGGCGCTGGCCTTGCCTTGGGGCACGGGCTGCTCATCGCCACTGGCCTGGTCCTGGCCGGTATGGCCGGAGAGCTGTTCGACCCCGAGCGGGACGCACGCCGGCACCGCGGCCCCCCGTCCCGGTCCTGA
- a CDS encoding potassium/proton antiporter, which produces MTLSELYLTLLIGGTVLLASIAAARAAHRIGLPSLLLFLAVGVIAGEDGLGLEFDDAQLAQALGTAALAVILVEGGLTTQWSDVRRLLAPAGVLATAGVAVSVAVTAAGAHWLLGMDWHLALLLGAIVSSTDAAAVFAVLRALPLPQKVTALVEAESGFNDAPTIILVLVFSTTTATADLPGPAPLLGNLLYQLAVGGALGVLIGRLGAAALRHIALPATGLYPLATVGFGIIAFAAAGAVNASGIIAAYLSGLVLGNAKLPHRAATRSFAEGVGWLAQIGLFVMLGLLVDPSELPSAILPALVVGLVLLLAARPVSVLACLLPFRIPWREQAFISWAGLRGAVPIVLTTFPIVADVTNARDVLNIVFVLVALFTLIQGPTLPTVARHLGLARPDALREIQVETAPLDVLDADLLTVAIPKGSRLHGVAVFELRLPPPTVVTLIVREGTTLVPDRDTVLRADDELLLITTPQTREATERRLRAIGRRGKLARWLGEHGAPEAEPATPARTE; this is translated from the coding sequence ATGACCTTGTCCGAGCTGTACCTGACGCTGCTGATCGGCGGCACGGTGCTGCTTGCCAGCATCGCCGCCGCCCGTGCCGCCCACCGCATCGGCCTGCCCAGCCTGTTGCTGTTCCTCGCAGTGGGCGTCATCGCCGGCGAGGACGGGCTCGGCCTGGAGTTCGACGACGCCCAGCTGGCCCAGGCACTGGGCACCGCCGCCCTGGCGGTCATCCTCGTCGAGGGCGGCCTGACCACCCAGTGGAGCGACGTCAGACGCCTGCTGGCCCCCGCCGGCGTGCTCGCCACCGCAGGCGTGGCCGTCTCCGTCGCGGTGACCGCCGCCGGCGCGCACTGGCTGCTGGGCATGGACTGGCACCTGGCCCTGCTGCTCGGTGCGATCGTCTCCTCCACCGACGCCGCCGCCGTCTTCGCCGTCCTGCGCGCGCTGCCGCTGCCGCAGAAAGTGACCGCGCTGGTGGAGGCCGAGTCCGGCTTCAACGACGCCCCCACCATCATCCTCGTCCTGGTCTTCTCCACCACCACCGCCACCGCCGACCTGCCCGGCCCCGCGCCCCTTCTGGGCAATTTGCTCTACCAGCTCGCCGTGGGCGGCGCGCTCGGCGTACTGATCGGCCGCCTGGGCGCCGCTGCCCTGCGCCACATCGCCCTGCCCGCCACCGGCCTGTATCCCCTGGCCACCGTCGGCTTCGGCATCATCGCCTTCGCCGCCGCCGGAGCGGTGAACGCCAGCGGCATCATCGCCGCCTACCTGTCCGGCCTCGTCCTCGGCAACGCCAAACTTCCCCACCGCGCCGCCACCCGCTCCTTCGCCGAAGGCGTCGGCTGGCTGGCCCAGATCGGCCTGTTCGTCATGCTCGGCCTGCTCGTCGACCCCAGCGAACTGCCCTCCGCGATCCTCCCGGCCCTTGTCGTCGGCCTGGTCCTGCTGCTGGCCGCCCGCCCGGTCTCCGTCCTGGCCTGCCTGCTGCCCTTCCGCATCCCCTGGCGCGAGCAGGCGTTCATCTCCTGGGCCGGCCTGCGCGGCGCGGTCCCCATCGTGCTCACCACCTTCCCCATCGTCGCCGACGTCACCAACGCCCGCGACGTACTCAACATCGTGTTCGTCCTCGTGGCCTTGTTCACCCTCATCCAGGGCCCCACCTTGCCCACCGTCGCCCGGCACCTGGGCCTCGCGCGCCCCGACGCCCTGCGGGAGATCCAGGTCGAGACCGCCCCGCTCGACGTACTGGACGCGGACCTGCTCACCGTCGCCATTCCGAAGGGTTCCCGGCTGCACGGCGTCGCCGTCTTCGAACTCCGGCTGCCGCCCCCGACCGTCGTCACCCTGATCGTCCGCGAGGGCACCACCCTCGTACCCGACCGCGACACCGTGCTGCGCGCCGACGACGAACTCCTGCTCATCACCACCCCCCAAACCCGGGAAGCCACAGAACGCCGGCTCCGTGCCATCGGCCGACGCGGCAAACTCGCCCGCTGGCTCGGCGAACACGGTGCCCCCGAAGCGGAGCCCGCCACTCCAGCACGGACCGAATGA